ATTAGCGCCAAGCGTATCGCCGGGAAAAACTTGGCAAGGGGTTTTCGGCGGATTAGTCACTGCTGGCGTGTTAGCAACGATTTTTGTTCAGGTGGCACCGGATAATTTATTTACGGTGGCGATCGTACCTTTTGTGGTTTTATCGGTGGCAACAGTGGCAATTTCGGTCTTGGGCGATTTAACGGAAAGTATGTTTAAACGCGAAAGTGGCATCAAAGACAGTAGCCAATTAATTCCGGGACATGGCGGGATTTTAGACCGAATTGACAGCCTAACCGCCGCAGTACCATTTTTTGCTTATTTTTATTTTTATGTGTTATAGGAAAGTGCTATGTCATTTTTATGGTCATTAGTTTCATTTTTGATCGTGATTGGGGTCCTTGTTTCTGTACACGAATACGGGCATTTTTGGGCAGCCAGAAAGTGCGGTATAAAAATTCACCGTTTTTCTATTGGATTTGGCAAAGTATTGTGGTCAAAAGTTGATAAACAAGGTACTGAGTTTGCTATTTCGGCAATTCCTTTGGGCGGTTATGTAAAGATGTTGGATGAGCGCAATGAGGCAGTTACTGCAGACTTAAAACATCAATCCTTTAACAGTAAAACCGTTGCGCAACGGGCATTTGTGATTGCTGCCGGACCGATAGCTAACTTTTTATTTGCGATTTTTGCTTATTGGGTGATTTATACGGTTGGCATCCCGAGTGTCAAGCCAGTGATTGAGGAAGTGATGCAAGGTTCAATTGCACAGCAAGCGAAAATCCAGCCTAATTCACAAATTATGGCGATTGATGGAACCGCGACGCCGGATTGGGAAACGATCAATATGCTGTTGGCAACGAAAATGGGCGAGTCGCAAGTGGCATTGACGCTATCGCCGTTCGGTTCCGCGATTTCACAAACCAAAATGCTTGATTTGTCGCATTGGACATTTGATCCAGAAAAAGAATCTGCTTTTAGTGCATTAGGTATGATACCAGTTCGAACTAAAGTCGAGATGACCTTGTCTAAGGTGCTGGAAAATTCGCCGGCAGAGCAAGCGGGACTGCAAGTCGGGGATAAAGTTTATGCAGATAATGCACAGTTAATGGCATGGCAAGATTTTGTTAAACTGGTACAAGCAGGTGACCCTTTTAGTGTACAAATTGAACGTCAGGGTGAATTTTTAACGAAAACGATCATCCCTACATTAAATGAGAAAGGGCAATGGCAAGTGGGGGTATCGCCGACCTTTCAACCGCTTGCAGATGAGTATCGCACAGAATTAAAATATGGTATTCTACAATCCTTGCAAAAAGGGATTGAAAAGACGCTTCAGTTATCTTGGCTAACGATTAAAGTTATCGGTAAATTATTTACCGGCGATTTATCCGTAAGTAACTTGAGTGGACCAATTTCTATCGCGAAAGGTGCGGGGGTATCGTCCGAAATTGGATTGATTTATTACCTCAGCTTTATGGCACTGATTAGCGTAAACTTAGGGATTATGAATTTATTCCCATTGCCGGTATTAGATGGCGGTCATTTAGTGTTTTTGGCTGCTGAAGCGGTAAAAGGAAAACCCGTTTCCGAGACTGTACAGAATGTTGCGTACAGAATTGGAGCGATTTTGTTGCTGGTGCTGACTGCATTCGCATTATTTAATGATTTTTTACGTTTATAGTCATTTTTTATAACAGGATAAAAGTAACGATGAAAAAACTTCTAATTGCAAGCCTCTTATTTGGTTCAACAACAGTTGTTGCAGCGCCATTTGTGGTGAAAGATATTCGGGTGGACGGTGTACAAGCCGGCTCTGAAAGTACGGTGTTAAGCGGTTTGCCTATTCGTGTTGGTCAACGTGCGACGGATAACGATATTGCGAATATTGTAAGAACGTTGTTTTTACGTGGGCAATATGATGATGTCAAAGCCTCTAGAGAAGGCGATACCTTAGTTGTTTCTGTGGTGCCTAAACCGATTATTGTCGAGGTAACTTTAGATGGGAATAGTTCAATACCTAATGAAGCACTGAAGGAGAATTTGAATTCTAATGGATTTGCAGTCGGGGATGTTCTTAATCGTGAAAAGCTAGAAGCCTTTCGGCAAAGTTTAGTGGAGTATTATGCGAGTGTAGGTCGCTATAATGCAACCGTAGATACAGTTATTAATACATTACCGAATAACCAAGCGGAAGTGAAGCTAAAAATCAAAGAAAATGATGTAGCGAAATTTAAATCAATTGATTTTATCGGTAATGAAACGGTGAGTAGCAGTAAATTGCAAGAGCAAATGGAGTTACAACCGGATGCATGGTGGAAGTTTTTTGGGAATAAATTTAGCCCAACAGAATTTAATAAAGATTTAGACGCAATTCGGGCTTATTACCTAGATAATGGTTATGCAAAATTCCAAATTATAGATACAAATATTCAGCTTAATGAAGATAAAACTGAAGCAAATGTTACTATTAAAGTCAATGAAGGTGAACAATATACGGTAAAAAATGCACGTATTGTCGGTGATGTTGGTGGTATGTCGGAAGCGTTAACACCATTATTGAAACAAATTTATATTGACGATACATTCCGTCGTAGCGATGTCGTCAGCGTTGAAGAAAGCATTAAATCAACGTTGGGTAAGCAAGGTTATGCGAACGCACAGGTGAATGTTAACCCAGCATTTGATGATGAAAATAAAACGATTGCGTTGACTTTTGTAGTGGATGCTGGTCGTCGTTATTCTGTACGTCAAATTCGTTTTGAGGGCAACACGGTAAGTGCCGATAGTACATTGCGTCAAGAAATGCGTCAACAAGAAGGAACTTGGTTATCTTCTCAATTAGTGGAGTT
This sequence is a window from [Pasteurella] mairii. Protein-coding genes within it:
- the rseP gene encoding zinc metalloprotease codes for the protein MSFLWSLVSFLIVIGVLVSVHEYGHFWAARKCGIKIHRFSIGFGKVLWSKVDKQGTEFAISAIPLGGYVKMLDERNEAVTADLKHQSFNSKTVAQRAFVIAAGPIANFLFAIFAYWVIYTVGIPSVKPVIEEVMQGSIAQQAKIQPNSQIMAIDGTATPDWETINMLLATKMGESQVALTLSPFGSAISQTKMLDLSHWTFDPEKESAFSALGMIPVRTKVEMTLSKVLENSPAEQAGLQVGDKVYADNAQLMAWQDFVKLVQAGDPFSVQIERQGEFLTKTIIPTLNEKGQWQVGVSPTFQPLADEYRTELKYGILQSLQKGIEKTLQLSWLTIKVIGKLFTGDLSVSNLSGPISIAKGAGVSSEIGLIYYLSFMALISVNLGIMNLFPLPVLDGGHLVFLAAEAVKGKPVSETVQNVAYRIGAILLLVLTAFALFNDFLRL